The Arachis hypogaea cultivar Tifrunner chromosome 16, arahy.Tifrunner.gnm2.J5K5, whole genome shotgun sequence genome contains a region encoding:
- the LOC112754289 gene encoding purple acid phosphatase 23 isoform X2, giving the protein MFMEPLTSKILMMVIEGNHEIEPQVNGITFKSYLTRFAVPAEESGSKSNLYYSFDAGGIHFIMLGAYADYNSTGAQFAWLKQDLQSLDRSVTPWLVASWHPPWYNSYASHYQEFECMRLEMEALLYQYGVDIVFNGHVHAYERMNRVYNYTSDKYGPVYIIVGDGGNIEKVDVDHDDDPGKCPSPGDNIPEIGLVCHLNFSSSPAKGNFCWSKQPEWSTFRESSFGHGILEVNSLILDIVQFSFSFFKI; this is encoded by the exons AT GTTTATGGAGCCTTTGACATCAAAAATTCTAATGATGGTTATTGAAGGGAATCATGAGATTGAACCACAAGTCAATGGCATCACATTCAAGTCATATTTGACAAGATTCGCAGTCCCTGCTGAAGAAAGTGGATCCAAAAGCAACTTGTATTATTCTTTTGATGCTGGGGGCATACACTTCATTATGCTGGGAGCATATGCTGATTATAATAGTACTG GTGCACAGTTTGCATGGCTGAAGCAAGATCTGCAAAGTCTCGACCGGAGTGTAACCCCTTGGCTTGTTGCTTCCTGGCATCCACCTTGGTATAATAGCTATGCTTCACACTATCAGGAATTTGAGTGTATGAGATTGGAAATGGAAGCACTTCTCTATCAATATGGTGTTGACATTGTTTTCAATGGTCAT GTTCATGCTTATGAGAGGATGAATAGAGTTTACAATTACACATCGGATAAATATGGACCTGTTTACATAATTGTTGGAGATGGTGGAAATATTGAGAAAGTAGATGTTGATCATGATGATGACCCAGGAAAGTGTCCTTCACCTGGAGACAATATACCAGAAATCGGACTAGTTTGCCACTTGAATTTTTCCTCTAGTCCTGCCAAAGGGAACTTTTGTTGGAGCAAACAACCTGAATGGAGCACATTTAGAGAAAGCAGTTTTGGACATGGGATTCTTGAAGTAAATTCTTTGATTTTAGATATTGTGCAATTTTCATTCTCGTTTTTCAAAATCTGA
- the LOC112754289 gene encoding purple acid phosphatase 23 isoform X1 encodes MINRILSAQNLQGKLPPELVKLPYLQEMFMEPLTSKILMMVIEGNHEIEPQVNGITFKSYLTRFAVPAEESGSKSNLYYSFDAGGIHFIMLGAYADYNSTGAQFAWLKQDLQSLDRSVTPWLVASWHPPWYNSYASHYQEFECMRLEMEALLYQYGVDIVFNGHVHAYERMNRVYNYTSDKYGPVYIIVGDGGNIEKVDVDHDDDPGKCPSPGDNIPEIGLVCHLNFSSSPAKGNFCWSKQPEWSTFRESSFGHGILEVNSLILDIVQFSFSFFKI; translated from the exons atgataaacagAATTCTGAGCGCACAAAATCTTCAAGGAAAACTCCCTCCAGAACTTGTCAAGCTGCCATACCTTCAAGAGAT GTTTATGGAGCCTTTGACATCAAAAATTCTAATGATGGTTATTGAAGGGAATCATGAGATTGAACCACAAGTCAATGGCATCACATTCAAGTCATATTTGACAAGATTCGCAGTCCCTGCTGAAGAAAGTGGATCCAAAAGCAACTTGTATTATTCTTTTGATGCTGGGGGCATACACTTCATTATGCTGGGAGCATATGCTGATTATAATAGTACTG GTGCACAGTTTGCATGGCTGAAGCAAGATCTGCAAAGTCTCGACCGGAGTGTAACCCCTTGGCTTGTTGCTTCCTGGCATCCACCTTGGTATAATAGCTATGCTTCACACTATCAGGAATTTGAGTGTATGAGATTGGAAATGGAAGCACTTCTCTATCAATATGGTGTTGACATTGTTTTCAATGGTCAT GTTCATGCTTATGAGAGGATGAATAGAGTTTACAATTACACATCGGATAAATATGGACCTGTTTACATAATTGTTGGAGATGGTGGAAATATTGAGAAAGTAGATGTTGATCATGATGATGACCCAGGAAAGTGTCCTTCACCTGGAGACAATATACCAGAAATCGGACTAGTTTGCCACTTGAATTTTTCCTCTAGTCCTGCCAAAGGGAACTTTTGTTGGAGCAAACAACCTGAATGGAGCACATTTAGAGAAAGCAGTTTTGGACATGGGATTCTTGAAGTAAATTCTTTGATTTTAGATATTGTGCAATTTTCATTCTCGTTTTTCAAAATCTGA